The Pseudomonas sp. S06B 330 genome contains the following window.
TTCGGCACCGTTGACGGCGGCCATTTTCAGCACGATGTAGGCTTGCACGTTGTTGGCCGCAACACCTTCACCCTTGAAGAACATGCTACCCAGGCGGTATTGGGCTTGGGCATGGCCTTGTAGCGAGGCTTGCTCGAAATAGCTCAGGGCTTGTTTGAGGTCGCGTGGCGTGTTGGTGCCTTCGTAATAGAACTCACCGAGCTCGTATTGAGCTTGCGCATCGCCTTCCTGCGCCGCCTTCTGGCAGGTGGCCAAGGCTTGGGGCAGGTCTTCAGGCTGGGAATTGAGGGTGCAGCGGCCCGCTGCTGGAATCAGCAACGAGTTACCGCCTGCCAAGGCCAGCAGGGGCTGAAGAAGCAACAGGCAGCCCAGGGCGAGGGCGCGGCCGGTGCGGTTCATGGGGATCGACTTACCTCTGCAAAGCTGCGGCCAAAGTGTCTGGTGGCACATTATGGGATAAGCAACGCCTACCTTACAAAGTCTTTACTCGATTTTCTGCTTCGCCGGCGCCCACAGCAGATTCCTGTGGGCGCTGGCCTTGCCGGCGATGGGCTGCGAAAGCAGCCCCGGCAGGATCAATCCTTGAGTTTGGCGAACGCCCGCTCAGCGGCATCCAGGGTGATCTGCAGCTCGGTTTCGCCGTGAGCGATCGAGGTGAAACCTGCCTCAAAGGCGCTTGGCGCCAGGTATACGCCACCTTCGAGCATCAGGTGGAAGAAGCGCTTGAAGCGCTCGGCATCACTGGCCATCACATCATCAAAGGTAACGATGTCGTCAGCGCCGCTGAAGTACAGGCCGAACATGCCACCCGCCTGGGTGGTGACGAACGGAATGCCGGCGGCATCGGCGCGTTGCTGCAGGCCATCAAGCAGACGACTGGTGTAGGCGCTGAGCTCATCGTGGAAGCCCGGACGGCTGATCAACTTCAGGGTGGTCAGGCCGGCAGCCATGGCCAGCGGGTTGCCCGACAGGGTGCCGGCCTGATAGACCGGGCCCAGTGGTGCGATCTGCTCCATAATTTTGCGCTTGCCGCCGAAGCAGCCCACGGGCATGCCGCCGCCGACGATCTTGCCGAAAGTCGACAGGTCCGGAGTTACCCCGTAATGCGCTTGCGCGCCGCCCAGGGCAACACGGAAGCCGGTCATCACTTCGTCGAAGATCAGCACGACGCCGTGCTTGTCACACAGGCTGCGCAGGCCTTCGAGGAACCCAGGCGCTGGCGGCACGCAGTTCATGTTGCCGGCCACCGGCTCAACGATGATGCACGCCACTTCCTGGCCAACTTCAGCAAGCATTTGCTCGACGGCGCCGATGTCGTTGAACGGCAGGGTCAGGGTGTGCTTGGCAAACGCCGCCGGTACGCCAGCGGAGCTTGGCACGCCTTGGGTTAGCAGACCGGAGCCAGCTTTAACCAGCAGGCTGTCGGAGTGGCCGTGGTAGCAACCTTCGAACTTGATGATGCTGTCACGGCCGGTGTAGCCGCGGGCCAGGCGAATGGCGCTCATGGTCGCTTCGGTGCCGGAGCTGACCATGCGTACCATTTCCATCGACGGCACGATCGAGCAGACCAGGTCGGCCATCTCGGTTTCCATGGCCGTCGGTGCGCCGTAGGACAAACCGTGTTCGAGCTGTTTGCGCACCGAATCCAGTACGTCGGGGTGGCTGTGGCCAAGGATCATCGGGCCCCAGGAGCCGACATAGTCGACATAGCGCTTGTCATCTTCGTCGGTGACGTAGGCGCCTTCGGCATGTTTGAAGAACAGCGGCGTGCCGCCAACGCTCTTGAACGCCCGTACTGGCGAGTTGACGCCACCGGGGATGTGTTTCTGGGCGTTGGCGAACAGGATTTCGGAACGAGACATGATGGGCTCTCTCAATCAGGCAGATGCGAACAGGGCGTTGAAGGCGCGGGCACGGCGGGTAACTTCCTGCGTGCTGTCGGCGCCGAACAGGCCATGAATCACCGCCAGCAGGTCGGCGCCATGGGCGACCAGTGGGGCGGCGTTGTCCAGGGTGATACCGCCGATCACGCAGATCGGCAGTTTGAGCCGGGCGCGGGCTTGCTCCAGCAAAGTGAGATCGGCAGCTGGAACGCCCGGCTTGGTCACAGAATTGTAGAAACGGCCAAAGGCGACATAGCTGGCGCCTTCGCGGGCGGCCTGTTCGGCCAGCTCCAGTTGGGCGTGGCAAGTCGAGCCGATGATTGCTTCGCGGCCAAGCAGTGTACGCGCTGGTGTCAGCGGTCCGTCGGTCTGGCCCAGGTGGACGCCAACGCCCAGGCGGGCGGCCAGTTCGGCATCGTCGTTGATGATCAGGCGGGTCTTGTAGCGCGCACAGAGTTCAGCCAAGGCTTCGGCCTCGCGCAAGCGGCGGGCCTCGTCCTGGCTTTTGTCACGGTACTGCAGCAAGGTCACGCCGCCCTCAAGGGCGGCCTCGACATAGGGAAGAAACTTGCCGGCCAGCAATTGGCTGTCGGTAATGGCATACAGACCGCGTAGCTTCATCTAGGGGCCTCGGGCTCAGGAGCAGAAATCCAGGGGCAGGCGACGCGGCACAAATTGGCCTTTGCCCAGTTGTTCGGCATCGCGCAGGGTTCGCCAGGTGTAGTCCAGAGCCGAGCGTACGGCGCTTTGCAGTTGTTCGCCAAGGGCCAGGCGACCGGCCAGGGTGCTGGCCAGGGTGCAGCCCGAGCCGTGGTAGCTGCCCGGCAGGCGCTGGCAAGTCCAGGTATGACGCTGACCGTCGCGGCTGTACAGGCGATTGTGGATTTCGTGCTCGTCACCGTGACCGCCGGTGATCAGCAGGTGTCTGACAAAAGGCAGCAGTTTTTCTGCGCACTCGTCCGCCGTGCCTTCAGGCAGTTCAGCCAGGATGCGCGCTTCGGGCAGGTTCGGGGTAGCGATGGTTGCCAGTGGTAAGAGGCGTTCGCGCATGGCATAACCGACCTCATCCTTGCCCAGGCGGCCACCGCCGCCAGCGCGCAGTACCGGGTCGCAGACCAGCGGCAGATGCGGGTGGGCACTGAGCAGTTCGACGACGGTGTCGACCATTTCCAGTGAGCCGAGCATGCCCAGCTTGACGGCCGCTACCGTCGAATCGGCAAGAACGGCGTTGGCTTGGGCCAGCACCCACTCGCGGTCGAGCACGCGGAAGTCACTGACATTGACGGTATCCTGCACGGTCAGGGCGGTCACAGCGGGAGCGGCGTGACAGCCTTGGGCGATCAGGGCTTCGATATCTGCCTGCAAGCCGGCGCCGCCACTGGGGTCGTGGCCGGAGAGACAGAGGACAACGGGGCGGGAGCTGTAGGTATTCATGGTGCGCGAGCTTACCACCAAACGCTTTTGTCGGGTCTGCCCCGGCGCCAAGCTTTTTTGATCAAGTGGTCAGGAAAATGTTTTTGTAATCGCTGAAAGTGCCGTGCTAGAGCCTTTTGTTTAAAATTTTAAGTGGCTTCTGGCAGCCCTGAAAAGCTATGCTAGAGTGCTCGAATAAACCGATAACGGTTAATCCGGATCGCGTCACCTCAAACGGACAGGAGGCCACCGCGACACGACCGGAATAGACCATGCTGGGGCTGTATGCGCTATTTGCTGATTGTTGTGCTGAGCTGGTTGCCACTCCTGGCCACAGCGGTCGATTTCGACGACTCAACGCGCAGCCTGCCCTTGGGGCGGGTGATGCAGGTGTTTGAGGATCGCGATGGCAATGCCAGTATTGCGCAGGTGAGCGCCCCGTCGTTCAGCGAGCATTTCCGCCCCCATCACTC
Protein-coding sequences here:
- the thiE gene encoding thiamine phosphate synthase, coding for MKLRGLYAITDSQLLAGKFLPYVEAALEGGVTLLQYRDKSQDEARRLREAEALAELCARYKTRLIINDDAELAARLGVGVHLGQTDGPLTPARTLLGREAIIGSTCHAQLELAEQAAREGASYVAFGRFYNSVTKPGVPAADLTLLEQARARLKLPICVIGGITLDNAAPLVAHGADLLAVIHGLFGADSTQEVTRRARAFNALFASA
- the hemL gene encoding glutamate-1-semialdehyde 2,1-aminomutase; the encoded protein is MSRSEILFANAQKHIPGGVNSPVRAFKSVGGTPLFFKHAEGAYVTDEDDKRYVDYVGSWGPMILGHSHPDVLDSVRKQLEHGLSYGAPTAMETEMADLVCSIVPSMEMVRMVSSGTEATMSAIRLARGYTGRDSIIKFEGCYHGHSDSLLVKAGSGLLTQGVPSSAGVPAAFAKHTLTLPFNDIGAVEQMLAEVGQEVACIIVEPVAGNMNCVPPAPGFLEGLRSLCDKHGVVLIFDEVMTGFRVALGGAQAHYGVTPDLSTFGKIVGGGMPVGCFGGKRKIMEQIAPLGPVYQAGTLSGNPLAMAAGLTTLKLISRPGFHDELSAYTSRLLDGLQQRADAAGIPFVTTQAGGMFGLYFSGADDIVTFDDVMASDAERFKRFFHLMLEGGVYLAPSAFEAGFTSIAHGETELQITLDAAERAFAKLKD
- a CDS encoding hydroxymethylpyrimidine/phosphomethylpyrimidine kinase, with protein sequence MNTYSSRPVVLCLSGHDPSGGAGLQADIEALIAQGCHAAPAVTALTVQDTVNVSDFRVLDREWVLAQANAVLADSTVAAVKLGMLGSLEMVDTVVELLSAHPHLPLVCDPVLRAGGGGRLGKDEVGYAMRERLLPLATIATPNLPEARILAELPEGTADECAEKLLPFVRHLLITGGHGDEHEIHNRLYSRDGQRHTWTCQRLPGSYHGSGCTLASTLAGRLALGEQLQSAVRSALDYTWRTLRDAEQLGKGQFVPRRLPLDFCS
- a CDS encoding tetratricopeptide repeat protein, producing the protein MNRTGRALALGCLLLLQPLLALAGGNSLLIPAAGRCTLNSQPEDLPQALATCQKAAQEGDAQAQYELGEFYYEGTNTPRDLKQALSYFEQASLQGHAQAQYRLGSMFFKGEGVAANNVQAYIVLKMAAVNGAEEALDLADEVSEQMPREDLEVATQVLGQIFRKYLLELQTAEGRTPFSPLP